Proteins encoded within one genomic window of Mycolicibacterium aubagnense:
- a CDS encoding type II toxin-antitoxin system VapB family antitoxin — MIFKGVRDGKPYPEHGLSYREWAQIPPRQLRLDEIVTTTTVLALDRLLSEDSTFYGDLFPHAVRWRGTIYLEDGLHRAVRSALRNRVVLHARVYDMDVPLSQQISPAGG, encoded by the coding sequence ATGATCTTTAAAGGGGTACGCGACGGAAAGCCCTACCCGGAACACGGGCTGAGCTACCGCGAGTGGGCCCAGATTCCGCCGCGGCAGTTGCGTCTCGACGAAATCGTCACCACCACGACGGTGCTCGCCCTCGACCGGCTGCTGTCCGAGGATTCGACCTTCTACGGCGATCTGTTCCCGCATGCCGTGCGCTGGCGGGGCACCATCTATCTGGAGGACGGCCTGCACCGTGCGGTGCGGTCGGCGTTGCGGAACAGGGTGGTGCTGCACGCCCGGGTGTACGACATGGATGTGCCGCTCTCGCAGCAGATCTCGCCCGCCGGCGGGTGA
- the hrcA gene encoding heat-inducible transcriptional repressor HrcA, giving the protein MGSADDRRFEVLRAIVADFVSTKEPIGSKTLVERHNLGVSSATVRNDMAVLEAEGYITQPHTSSGRVPTEKGYREFVDRIDDVKPLSSSERRAILTFLESGVDLDDVLRRAVRLLAQLTRQVAIVQYPTLSRSTVRHLEVVALTPARLLLVVITDTGRVDQRVVELGDSIGEHELSQLRERLGAALEGKLLSAASIAVADLASQMDGHGGLGDAVGRAATVLVETLVEHQEERLLLGGTANLTRNTADFGGSLRSVLEALEEQVVVLRLLAAQQEAGKVTVRIGHETEAEQMAGTSVVSTAYGSLGKVYGGMGVVGPTRMDYPGTIANVAAVARYIGEVLGTR; this is encoded by the coding sequence ATGGGTAGTGCCGACGACCGTCGCTTCGAGGTGCTCCGCGCCATCGTTGCCGACTTCGTCTCCACCAAGGAGCCCATCGGCTCCAAGACGCTCGTCGAGCGTCACAACCTCGGCGTTTCGAGCGCCACGGTGCGCAACGACATGGCCGTGCTGGAGGCCGAGGGCTACATCACGCAGCCGCATACCAGCTCGGGCCGGGTGCCCACGGAGAAGGGCTACCGCGAGTTCGTCGACCGAATCGACGACGTCAAGCCGCTGTCGTCCAGCGAACGCCGCGCCATCCTGACTTTCCTGGAGTCCGGCGTCGACCTCGACGACGTGCTGCGGCGAGCGGTCCGGCTGCTCGCGCAGCTGACCCGGCAGGTCGCCATCGTGCAGTACCCGACGCTGTCGCGGTCGACGGTGCGTCACCTCGAGGTGGTGGCATTGACCCCGGCCAGGCTGCTGCTGGTGGTCATCACCGACACCGGACGGGTCGACCAGCGAGTCGTCGAACTCGGGGACTCCATCGGAGAGCATGAGCTGTCCCAGCTGCGTGAGCGGCTCGGCGCGGCGCTGGAAGGCAAGCTGCTGTCGGCCGCGTCCATCGCGGTGGCCGACCTGGCGTCGCAGATGGACGGTCACGGCGGCCTGGGCGACGCGGTGGGCCGCGCGGCGACGGTGCTGGTCGAGACTCTGGTCGAGCACCAGGAGGAGCGGCTGTTACTCGGCGGCACCGCCAACCTGACGCGCAACACGGCTGATTTCGGCGGGTCCCTGCGATCGGTGCTGGAGGCGCTGGAAGAGCAGGTCGTGGTCCTGCGGTTGCTGGCTGCCCAGCAGGAGGCAGGTAAAGTCACGGTACGCATCGGCCACGAAACCGAGGCCGAGCAGATGGCAGGGACGTCAGTCGTGAGCACTGCCTACGGAAGCTTGGGCAAGGTTTACGGCGGGATGGGCGTGGTGGGCCCCACTCGGATGGACTATCCGGGCACCATCGCCAACGTCGCGGCCGTCGCCCGGTACATAGGCGAGGTTCTGGGCACCCGGTGA
- the dnaJ gene encoding molecular chaperone DnaJ: MARDYYGLLGVSKGASDSEIKKAYRRLARELHPDVNPDEGAQARFAEISTAYEVLSDPEKRRIVDLGGDPMEGGGGGGGAGFSGFGGLGDVFEAFFGGGASSRGPIGRVRPGSDSLLRLRLNLEECATGVTKQVTVDTAVLCDVCQGKGTHGDSQPARCDTCHGQGEVQTVQRSLLGNVMTSRPCPVCGGVGEVIPDPCHRCGGDGRVRARREVSVKIPAGVGEGMRVRLAAQGEVGPGGGPAGDLYVEVHEQPHDLFLRDGDDLHCTVSVPMVDAALGTTVTVDVILDGPTEITIAPGTQPGSVTTLRGHGMPHLRSGVRGNLHAHIDVVVPSRLDNRDLELLRKFKEQRTRDVTEVRSTQSVAGGGGGLFSRLRETFSGR, from the coding sequence GTGGCACGCGATTACTACGGCCTGCTCGGCGTGAGCAAGGGCGCCAGTGACTCAGAGATCAAGAAGGCCTACCGCAGGCTGGCCCGGGAGCTGCACCCCGACGTCAATCCCGACGAGGGTGCGCAGGCCCGGTTCGCCGAGATCAGTACCGCCTACGAGGTCCTCAGTGACCCGGAGAAGCGGCGCATAGTCGACCTCGGCGGTGATCCCATGGAGGGCGGCGGAGGCGGCGGCGGTGCCGGCTTCTCGGGCTTCGGGGGTCTCGGGGATGTGTTCGAGGCGTTCTTCGGCGGCGGTGCGTCCTCGCGCGGTCCGATCGGCCGGGTGCGGCCGGGTTCGGACTCGCTGTTGCGCCTGCGGCTGAACCTCGAGGAATGCGCGACGGGCGTCACCAAGCAGGTCACCGTCGACACCGCCGTCCTGTGCGACGTGTGCCAAGGCAAGGGCACGCACGGCGACTCCCAGCCGGCGCGCTGTGACACCTGCCACGGTCAGGGCGAGGTGCAGACGGTCCAGCGTTCGCTGCTCGGCAACGTGATGACATCGCGACCCTGCCCCGTGTGTGGCGGTGTCGGTGAGGTGATCCCCGACCCGTGCCACCGCTGTGGCGGCGACGGGCGGGTGCGGGCGCGCCGCGAGGTCAGCGTCAAGATCCCGGCCGGCGTGGGAGAGGGCATGCGCGTGCGGTTGGCCGCGCAGGGCGAGGTCGGCCCCGGTGGTGGGCCCGCCGGCGACCTCTACGTCGAGGTGCACGAGCAGCCGCACGATCTGTTCCTGCGGGACGGCGACGACCTGCACTGCACCGTCTCGGTCCCGATGGTCGACGCCGCGCTGGGCACGACCGTGACCGTCGACGTCATCCTGGACGGGCCCACCGAGATCACCATCGCGCCGGGTACCCAACCAGGGTCGGTCACCACGCTGCGTGGCCACGGTATGCCGCACCTGCGGTCCGGGGTCCGCGGCAACCTGCACGCGCATATCGATGTGGTGGTGCCGTCCCGGCTCGACAACCGCGACCTGGAGCTGCTTCGCAAGTTCAAGGAGCAGCGCACCCGCGACGTCACCGAGGTGCGGTCCACGCAGAGCGTCGCCGGCGGCGGTGGTGGCTTGTTCAGCCGGCTGCGTGAAACCTTCAGCGGCCGTTAG
- a CDS encoding 16S rRNA (uracil(1498)-N(3))-methyltransferase has protein sequence MSRALFYVDAVPEVGGIAVVDGDEGFHAATVRRIRPGEELDLSDGAGTLAHCVIEDAVKGRLTARVLSIADVPAAVPTVTVVQALPKSERSELAIELATEAGADAFVAWQSERCVARWDGAAKVEKGLRRWSAVARSAARQSRRPYVPLVSGPMSTAELVESIGAARGERSDGMGHVTLVLHESAEVALRDVISPSTEAVTLIVGPEGGITDGEVAALVAAGAVAVRLGPSVLRTSTAAAVALGALGVLTPRWEL, from the coding sequence GTGAGCCGGGCGCTGTTCTACGTCGACGCGGTGCCGGAGGTCGGCGGTATCGCCGTCGTCGACGGCGACGAGGGGTTCCACGCGGCGACGGTGCGACGCATCCGTCCGGGCGAGGAACTGGACCTGTCCGACGGGGCGGGGACGTTGGCGCACTGCGTGATCGAGGACGCGGTGAAGGGCCGGTTGACGGCACGGGTGCTGTCGATCGCCGACGTCCCGGCCGCGGTGCCGACGGTGACGGTGGTCCAGGCCCTGCCCAAATCCGAACGCTCGGAACTGGCAATCGAATTGGCGACCGAGGCCGGCGCCGACGCCTTCGTCGCCTGGCAGTCCGAGCGCTGCGTCGCCCGGTGGGACGGTGCGGCCAAGGTGGAGAAGGGCTTACGACGCTGGAGTGCGGTCGCCCGGTCGGCGGCACGGCAGTCCCGGCGGCCGTACGTGCCGTTGGTCAGTGGCCCGATGTCGACCGCTGAGCTGGTGGAGTCGATCGGGGCCGCCAGGGGTGAGCGAAGCGACGGGATGGGTCATGTCACCCTGGTCCTGCACGAATCAGCGGAAGTGGCACTGCGCGACGTGATTTCGCCGTCCACCGAGGCGGTGACGCTGATCGTCGGGCCGGAAGGCGGTATCACCGACGGCGAGGTGGCGGCGCTGGTGGCCGCCGGCGCGGTCGCTGTTCGGCTGGGACCGTCGGTGCTGCGGACGTCGACCGCTGCGGCAGTCGCGTTGGGTGCCTTGGGCGTGCTGACGCCGCGCTGGGAGCTCTGA
- a CDS encoding ESX-1 secretion-associated protein, giving the protein MAGKLQVTTSELRELSTKQDDAAAVFSAAGDTTSYVEVKVLATHGPLCMSTQSALSAANNARKAACEQMQNKSRNLASNLTTAASQYDQTDAQEGSHLSKQMQI; this is encoded by the coding sequence ATGGCCGGCAAACTGCAAGTAACGACCTCAGAGTTGCGCGAGCTGTCCACCAAACAAGACGATGCTGCCGCGGTGTTCAGCGCTGCCGGCGACACCACGTCGTATGTCGAAGTCAAAGTGCTGGCCACCCACGGGCCGCTGTGCATGTCGACGCAATCAGCGCTGAGCGCCGCGAACAACGCGCGCAAGGCCGCCTGCGAGCAGATGCAGAACAAGTCCCGCAACCTGGCCTCGAATCTGACCACAGCCGCCTCTCAATACGATCAGACGGACGCGCAGGAAGGCTCCCACCTCAGCAAGCAGATGCAGATCTGA
- a CDS encoding EspA/EspE family type VII secretion system effector produces the protein MSGHPRLPGRPHTPHTPNPPHAPNPSHPRNSHPNPGHHRDDEPRNSPHHDGDHHGAGPLGKLGEVLDKANDVLDKIDNALDTAQDIADNIKKMMSGDPIGGLVGLANDAGQLAQMLMPEAAATPIIEGGMYGLTLVSLGFGMGDPDTGESFSQGAELFQAAGDGLSNAYPNEWHGSAASSYSGRNAEQIGSAEQLLQADNLVVQILGAEAQQVADGRDQMDNIATGLGAMIPVCLALEASVIGSPESLALQAASVAVAAAAAGVTMSNMIAQSSSNAAQLSQATSMYQSASHAAPLSTMPPPPASGGNGTDSTGNPPGTGNPTGTPPGTGNPVGTGGGPSGGSGGGSGGGSGGGSGAGAGGGTPSMPSMPQVPAASSMPTGAGTGAGAGGGMPSLPQMGGGSGSGGGGGLLGSLAGIAGQVAQAATQAAQAAQQGKQDPNAQDPNAPGADKDGDGKPDDPAADPNAQPAEPNPSGAAPGAESPAGRAPIQVSFDDGAHHVEVAVDPDSAKGPVHVSLDPSNPTAPPRITTET, from the coding sequence ATGTCTGGTCATCCGCGACTTCCAGGGCGCCCGCATACGCCGCATACGCCGAACCCGCCACATGCGCCGAACCCCTCGCATCCCCGCAACAGTCACCCCAACCCTGGGCACCACCGCGACGACGAACCCCGGAACAGCCCCCATCACGACGGCGACCATCACGGCGCCGGCCCGTTGGGCAAGCTCGGGGAGGTGCTCGACAAGGCCAACGACGTCCTCGACAAGATCGACAACGCCCTCGACACGGCGCAGGATATCGCCGACAACATCAAGAAGATGATGTCGGGTGACCCCATCGGCGGCCTCGTCGGACTGGCCAACGACGCGGGCCAACTCGCCCAGATGTTGATGCCGGAGGCGGCGGCGACCCCCATCATCGAGGGCGGAATGTACGGGCTGACGCTCGTGTCGCTCGGCTTCGGCATGGGTGATCCCGACACCGGGGAATCCTTCTCGCAGGGCGCCGAGCTTTTTCAGGCTGCCGGCGACGGACTCAGCAACGCCTATCCGAACGAATGGCACGGCAGCGCCGCTTCGTCGTACTCCGGCAGGAACGCCGAGCAGATCGGTAGCGCCGAACAATTGCTGCAGGCTGACAATCTGGTCGTGCAGATCCTGGGCGCCGAAGCGCAGCAGGTGGCCGACGGACGCGATCAGATGGACAACATCGCCACGGGCCTCGGCGCGATGATCCCCGTCTGCCTGGCACTGGAAGCATCGGTAATCGGCTCTCCGGAATCGCTTGCACTACAGGCCGCATCGGTCGCCGTCGCCGCCGCGGCCGCCGGCGTGACGATGAGCAATATGATTGCGCAATCATCAAGCAACGCAGCCCAATTGAGCCAGGCGACGAGCATGTACCAGAGCGCTTCGCACGCTGCGCCGCTGAGCACCATGCCTCCGCCACCGGCTTCGGGCGGCAACGGAACCGACAGCACCGGTAACCCGCCGGGCACCGGCAACCCCACAGGCACTCCGCCGGGCACCGGCAATCCCGTCGGAACCGGTGGCGGCCCGAGCGGCGGTTCGGGCGGCGGCTCCGGCGGCGGCTCCGGCGGCGGTTCAGGCGCCGGGGCCGGCGGTGGCACGCCGAGCATGCCGTCGATGCCGCAGGTGCCTGCCGCCTCGAGCATGCCCACCGGCGCCGGCACGGGCGCAGGCGCGGGCGGCGGCATGCCTTCGCTGCCGCAGATGGGCGGCGGTTCCGGCAGCGGGGGCGGCGGCGGACTCCTCGGCAGCCTCGCCGGCATCGCGGGTCAGGTGGCACAAGCCGCGACGCAGGCGGCCCAGGCCGCGCAGCAGGGCAAGCAGGACCCCAACGCCCAGGATCCGAACGCACCCGGCGCGGACAAGGACGGCGACGGCAAGCCCGACGACCCGGCCGCCGATCCCAATGCCCAACCCGCGGAACCTAATCCGTCTGGCGCGGCGCCCGGGGCGGAGTCACCCGCAGGACGTGCGCCCATCCAGGTCTCGTTCGACGACGGAGCCCACCATGTCGAGGTGGCCGTCGATCCCGACAGCGCCAAAGGCCCTGTCCACGTGAGCCTCGATCCGTCGAATCCCACTGCGCCACCTCGCATCACCACCGAAACCTAG
- a CDS encoding PhoH family protein yields MTPRDTNAAASRSSELGPSVRSSITVPPDLVVGLLGSADENLRALENLLAADIHVRGNSLSISGRPADVALAERVVSELIAIAAGGQSLTPDVVRRSVGMLDGADSESPAQVLTLDILSRRGKTIRPKTLNQKRYVDAIDAHTIVFGIGPAGTGKTYLAMAKAVSALQTKQVSRIILTRPAVEAGERLGFLPGTLNEKIDPYLRPLYDALHDMMDAEMIPKLMAAGVIEVAPLAYMRGRTLNDAFIILDEAQNTTAEQMKMFLTRLGFGSKIVVTGDVTQVDLPGGSKSGLRSAVEVLDGIEDIHIAELTSADVVRHKLVSEIVDAYEAAEAKVSEHGLANRSHRRATGRTRR; encoded by the coding sequence GTGACGCCCCGCGATACGAACGCCGCCGCGTCGCGCTCCTCGGAGCTCGGCCCGTCGGTTCGAAGCAGCATCACTGTTCCGCCTGACCTTGTGGTGGGTCTGCTGGGCTCCGCTGACGAGAATCTGCGAGCGCTGGAGAATCTGCTGGCGGCCGACATTCACGTCCGCGGCAATTCGCTGTCGATATCCGGCCGGCCGGCTGATGTGGCGTTGGCCGAGCGCGTCGTCAGTGAGCTCATCGCGATCGCCGCCGGTGGTCAGTCGCTGACCCCGGACGTCGTCCGCCGCAGCGTCGGCATGCTCGACGGCGCCGACAGCGAGTCGCCGGCGCAGGTGCTGACGCTGGACATCCTGTCGCGGCGCGGCAAGACGATCCGGCCCAAGACGCTCAATCAGAAGCGTTACGTCGACGCGATCGACGCCCACACCATCGTCTTCGGCATCGGCCCCGCCGGCACCGGCAAGACCTACCTGGCAATGGCCAAGGCCGTCAGCGCATTACAGACCAAGCAGGTCAGCCGGATCATCCTGACCCGTCCCGCCGTCGAAGCGGGGGAGCGCCTCGGCTTCCTGCCCGGCACCCTGAACGAGAAGATCGACCCGTATCTACGGCCGTTGTACGACGCGCTACACGACATGATGGATGCGGAGATGATCCCGAAGCTGATGGCAGCCGGGGTGATCGAGGTCGCGCCGTTGGCATACATGAGGGGAAGGACGTTGAACGACGCCTTCATCATTCTTGACGAGGCGCAGAACACCACCGCCGAACAGATGAAGATGTTCCTGACCCGCCTGGGTTTTGGTTCGAAGATCGTCGTCACCGGTGACGTCACCCAGGTCGATCTGCCGGGCGGATCGAAGTCGGGTCTGCGGTCGGCCGTCGAGGTGCTCGACGGCATCGAGGACATCCATATCGCCGAACTCACGAGTGCAGATGTGGTGCGCCACAAACTGGTGTCGGAGATCGTCGACGCGTACGAAGCAGCGGAAGCCAAAGTGAGCGAGCACGGTCTGGCCAACCGTTCACACCGCCGAGCCACCGGCCGGACG